A stretch of DNA from Vulpes lagopus strain Blue_001 chromosome 12, ASM1834538v1, whole genome shotgun sequence:
CAACAGCTCCTCCAagccccctgcaccccacacCCCCGCGGGCCCTGGAACAGGCCAGACTCAGCTCAGCACCTCGCAGCCTGGTCCAGCCCCAGGTGGTGGGCGGCGCATGCCCCTGGACCCACATCTGACCTCCTCCCGCTCCTGAGCCCAGAGATCATCGGGATGCCTGGGCTGGACACTGAGGCGGAAAAACGAAGAGCCGCTGACCACCGTGCACTCCTGTCGCCCTGACCTTGTGGCCCCAAGGCTTCAGGGCGGTCGGTGTGGACACAGGTCATTCCGAGAAAAGGCCTGGGGCCGGGGGGGACGAGCGCCAGCCCGCCCGCCCCGACACTGCCGGGGGCACGGCCGGCCCTCGGCCTCGGCCCTGCAGCGAAGAGGAGCCGCGCCAGGCGGTCAGCGGGCCAGCGCGGCCAGGGCCTGGCGAGCCGGAGGGAAGGGCGGGGGCTGCCCGGcgtcctctcccacctcccccgCGGGGGGctgcgaggggcggggcctcggctcGGGGTCCCGGCGGCCCTTTCATCCGCAGAGGGCTCGGCCGAGGGGccggaggcggggggcggggggcggggtggccaGGGAGCCGGGGACCGGACACGGCCTGTCAGCGACACTCctcggggccgggggccgggaggTCGAAGGGCCGGGGatcgggggccggggcgggacgACGACGCTTCCCGGGGCCGGGCGCACTCACCGCGGCCGCCTCCGCCCAGCCGTGCtgcccccgccccggcgcccggCCTCGGCCAGTGGACCCGCTTCCGCCCCGCCGCTCCTGCCGCCGCGTCTCTATGATGGAGCCGGCCAGGCTGACGCCTCGAACCCTGAAGCATCGATAACCACGGAGCGTCGAGCACCAGGCCGCCCGCTGGGCTGTTGCTGCGCCTGCGCGCAGGAGAGCTCGCTTCCCACAGCGCCCCCGGCGGCCAGGAAGGGCGGCGGCCCTGCGCCGGGACCCGCGGGCTGGGCCGCGGGCGAGGCTCACTGAGCGCGCGGGTTCGAGCCCCGACCCCGCCGCCTCCAGCTGCTGGGGCCCTGGGCTAGGGGGTCGTGGACAAGGAGCCAGACGTCAGCTCGGACTTCGTAACCAGAATATGGCGCCAGGCCCTGCCGGGAAGTGCAGAGTCCAGGAGGCTAGGGGTGGACTCCACAGGGAGAGCAGGAGGACCGGGGACTTCCTGGGCTGGAGGTGGACCCGCAACGACTTCCTGTGCCAGGCTTCTGGGCGGCACTGGACGATGGACTCTGACCTAGAACGTGGCCGTCCTGTCCTCAGCTTCCCCCAGTCCTGGCACCATCCCTGCCGCTGCCATGCTGACCCCCTGGACTGCGCTCCTCTTGACTCTGCTCCTGGCTGGGGGCTCCGTGAGCCAAAGGGCTCGGAGACCCCCTCAGCCGGCGTCCCCCATCAGCACCATCCAGCCCCAGGTCAACTTCGATGCTCACCAGGTAGCAGGGGGATGGGTGGGCTGGCAGGCACttgcaccccctccccagctttCCAGGGGTTAGGTCAGGCAGCCCGCCATCCCCTATGCCCTCACATGGCCTGCTCCTAGTTTGCAGGGACGTGGCTCCTTGTGGCCGTGGCCTCCTCATGCCGCTTCCTGCAGGAGCAAGGCCACCGGGCTGAGGCCACCCTCCTGCATGTGGCTCCCCAGGGCGCAGACATGGCTGTCAGTACCTTCCAGAAGCTGTGAGTCCCCAGCATGGACCCCgggccccaggctgcctggcctGGACCAGAGTCCTGTGAGGCCCTGTGCAAGTTGGGGTCCCTAAGCTGtgcctcctcccccccctcccccccagggatGGGATCTGCTGGCAGGTGCGGCAGCTGTACAGAGATGGAAAAGTCCTGGGCCGCTTCCTGCTGCAAGGTGAGGCAAGGGCACgaggtgcaggggtgcagggctggGAGGCCATAGACTGactcctccctgcccagcccGAGGTGCACGCGGGGCAGTGGACATGGTCATCGGGGAGACAGACTACCAGGGCTTCGCCATCCTGTACCTGGAGCAGAAGCGACAGCTGTCAGTGAAGCTGTACGGTGCGTCCACACCAAAGCCCAGGCTTTGCACACCCACAGGGCCATGCACGGGGAGGGGGGGAACCCAGATGGACACACGgaccctccctgccctcccccttccctccctgtaTTCTGACTTCTGATCCTCTTCCGCTGAGCGGGGACCCAGGGAGGAGCCCCTGCAGAGGGGCCAGAGGGGCTGAGGCGTGAGCgcagggggacggggtggggTTTGGGGCGTGCCCCCACGTGCCCCACCTGCTCCCTTGCCGCTGGCCCAGGAGCCCCCTGTGCCCCTTAGCCCGCTCACTCCCCCCAAGTGACTTGGCCCTGAGCGCCTTTGAGCAACGGATCCAGAGGGTCAACCTGACTGAGGACCATGTCCTCTTCTTCCCCAAGTATGGTAAGTGTCTCCTCGCCCCCTGGCCGCCTCGCCCTCCCACTGTGTGCCCGCCCCAGCCACCCCTGATACACGCCTGGGCCTTCAGGTTTCTGCGAGGCTGCAGACCAGTTCCATGTTCTAGACGGTGAGTGGTACAGCAACAGGGGGCACCCCTCAGTTCCTTCCCCCCGCTGAATCTGGTCTCTGTGCCCCAGAAGCCGGAAGGTGAGTCCTGGCAGCAGCCCTGAACTTGGAAGGAGTGAAGACCCCAGAGATGGTGGCACCTGTGACCCCGCTCACTGAGCCCTGATGCCCTACAGGGTCAGGGCCACCCATGGGGGACAGCCAGCACCCACATGTTCAGGAGCACTGCCTTCATTAAACGCTGCATCCTAGCCCCTGGTTCCTTCCTTCCCACGTGGGTCCTGGCCTGGGGCCTCTGTCTGTCATCTAGTGGGCAGGCGGCTGCTcctgggcagggggcgggggctgtggaggggaaggggtcGGCTCCCGCCCCAGGAAGGCAAGGTGGATATCGGaggtgccccctgccctgctgtcCTGTGCCTTGTGTCCCTGTCTGAGTTGGgcctcctgccctgggctcccagccGCCCTCTCCTGCTCCCAGGGTATGAGCACACGTGCCCTGCTGGTCTTGAGCCCACCCCCTGCCTAGAGGGGTGAGGAGTCCTCCCCCCACAGGCCCCTGGCCTCCTGCTGACTCTGTGCTCCCTCCAGGGAGGGACGGGTCCAGAGTCCCAGTGGCCCTCTGGCCTGAGGCAGCTCAGGCCCCTGGGGCAGGGACGGGGAGCCCTCCTGGTTCCTGGATGGGGTGCCTAGGTCTGCAGTGCTGGCACCGTCCCTGTGGCTGCCCCTGAGGGCTGAGTCCAGTGCTGGCACTGGGCAGCTGGTGTCCCTAGGGATAGATCACAACGTTACAGAGGCAAGGACAATAAGGAGGGGGGGCGTCTATCCCAGaatgggggggaggagcaggccaGCCTAATCCATGTGTTAGGACTGGGGTGAGCACAGGTGAGGGAGCCCACACCCAGGATTTGACCAAGGCTACAAGCTCAGTGGCGCCAGGAGCTCTAATCAGAGACCTTTCTGGAATGTGGGAGCTCAGAGGCCCGGGAGATGGAGGCTAGAATGGGATAAGGGCGCACTGCCCATGGCTGCCTGGGGGGACACATTCCATGGTTGGGGGGATGTGGCGTGCTAGGTTAGGTCTGCCTCCAGGGGCTGTcacccgccccccagcccccccacccaaGGAAGACTGCACATCCTTTTCACTCCCCAGATCCTGGCCAGCCTGGCTGACCCTTATGGGGGTCCCCAGACACTGGGGACatcacagaaagagaagaatcagGACTGGGGAACCCTGAACCTCCTCCACAAGCAACCAACAGGCACTTGAAAGAAAACCATCTCCTGTCACTCCTGCGGCTGTGCCCTCAGGGCCAGGGTCTGCTTGGGGTGGGGCACAGGCCAGGGGACAGCTGCCCTGGATCTAGGGCAGGGAGCTGCAGTCCTCACCCTGTGCAGGGGGCCCGGTGGGCAGGGCCTCGACGGGGGAGAATGGTCTCCAGACCCTCCCAGCAACCCCCGCTCCCCATCATGTCCAGTTGGCATCTCCATGGCCTGGAGGGCACTAGCCAGTTTCAGCATCTCCGAGGAGGGCTTGGGGAGGGTACTGTGCCCCACACGTACCTACCCTGTGCCCAGCTCGGGGGTGGTGGGCCTGGGCTATCTCCCTTTGCTCCCCTCGGGAGCCCCCCAAGCCTTGCCCTGGGACCCTGGGCATCCATCTGATGAGTGCCTCtgaagcacctactgtgtgcgtGCCAGGCTCCGGGCACATGCGTGGGGTGGCTACCTGTTCCTGGAAACTGGTCCAGGGCTCACCACTGAGTGGCCGCCTTCCCTGggctgccagggagcaggggtgAGGACCAGGCCACCCCAGGTAACCTGTGGGTCAGTCACAGAGCTGGAGGGGACACTctggctctgcccccacctctgcctgcccacgcaccccccccccccccccccccccccgctcccccagcCCGCAGCAGGACGACTGGGCTGGCTGGGGAGAAGAGGGTACGGGGAGGGCTTTGACGGAGAAGGCCAAAGGAGACTCGCCTCCCCCCAAGCCCTACGGCCCAGAAAAGAGCTGGAGCCACAGCGCTTGTACCCCGGAGGCCAGCGCTCGGAGCTGGCAATGCCCAGAAGCCCTTGCCCCTCGCCCCGCTTCCCCCAAACCGAAATGCCGCGGTCACTACCCACCCTCGACCAATCGCATCGGCGGTGGGCGGAGCCACAGCTGCGTGCCCCGCCCCCCGAGTTCACCGCCTGCGGTCCGCCGCCTGGCGGGCTGTAGGGGGCGCCAGAGCCACTAAGCGCCGCCAAGAGGCGCCCGGAGCTGCGTTCACCCTAGGTCGGGACGAGTGGGCGGGATCCCGGAGGCCCGGCCCGGGCTTCGTCTCGGGCCCGGGGGACTCTCCTGGCCAGTCCCGTCGGGGGGTCCCTGCTCCTCCCCGTCTCCAGTCCCCCAGAGCACGGGTGCACAGGGGCTGCTCTCGTGTTGAGCGGGCTTAGCCTTGGGTGAGGATCTCACCCCCTGGGGGGTGCCTGCGGGTGGGACGTGGGGTCGGGCGTTCGCGATGCAAagtgcccccccccgcccccctcccggctTCTGCTGGAGAGCGAGGGCTCCTCCGGGACGTCCCCGGACCCCTGACCGTCCCctgtgctggggtgctggggcctGCAGTGGCCCCTAGAGGCGGCGGTGGTACACCTGGCCATACACCTGGCCATGGGAGGCCCTCCGGGGGAAGGACCAGCAGTCAGAGTGAGGGCTGGGGCACGGACAAGCCCTGAAGCTTTCCTCCCTGGGGGATGGGTTCTGAGGGTCCTGGTGTCCTCCTCAGGACATGCTGCTGGAGGCCaagagtgggggagggcaggaggtgacCCAGGACAGGGGCACCCGggttggggagggcaggagaTGGCCCAGGTCATGGGGACccgggtgggggcaggaggtggccCAGGACAGGGTGCTCACAGGGCAGGtacacagggtcctgggatcctgtaGAGCTTAGGGCCCTGGGTGGGAGTGGCTGTGTTCTTCTCCGGGCCCTTTCTGGGGGTGGCCAGGTAGGCTCCTGCCTAGAGCGGGGCC
This window harbors:
- the C8G gene encoding complement component C8 gamma chain isoform X1, producing MLTPWTALLLTLLLAGGSVSQRARRPPQPASPISTIQPQVNFDAHQFAGTWLLVAVASSCRFLQEQGHRAEATLLHVAPQGADMAVSTFQKLDGICWQVRQLYRDGKVLGRFLLQARGARGAVDMVIGETDYQGFAILYLEQKRQLSVKLYARSLPPSDLALSAFEQRIQRVNLTEDHVLFFPKYGFCEAADQFHVLDEAGR
- the C8G gene encoding complement component C8 gamma chain isoform X2, with product MLTPWTALLLTLLLAGGSVSQRARRPPQPASPISTIQPQVNFDAHQFAGTWLLVAVASSCRFLQEQGHRAEATLLHVAPQGADMAVSTFQKLDGICWQVRQLYRDGKVLGRFLLQARGARGAVDMVIGETDYQGFAILYLEQKRQLSVKLYVWFLRGCRPVPCSRRSRKVSPGSSPELGRSEDPRDGGTCDPAH